A single Cnuibacter physcomitrellae DNA region contains:
- a CDS encoding glycosyltransferase family protein has product MSGILRRARKGAFAVRRGVRRAVGRLRGAPRLTWSLRISAPAGPAGDVWGDVYYAEDLAAALRRLGQEVYVDRLEQRIRPVARLRDDVVLQLTGLHRPELVPGAVNVIWVISHPECRDVEELRRFDLRYAASGRWAARIAAEDGVAVRALPQATAPGRFTPRRSGDELASDVLFVGKTRRVFRPIVRDAVAVGADLTIYGDGWGDFIDPSHVAAEFLDNARVPDAYRGARIVLNDHWREMAEEGFLSNRLFDAVAAGARVVSDPVESKDADFGGAVRFAATQEELAALLDPAEPGWPDDARMREIAADVAARHSFDRRAETLLADVLAVRGRRGGA; this is encoded by the coding sequence GTGAGCGGGATCCTCCGGCGGGCGCGCAAGGGCGCGTTCGCCGTCCGGAGGGGCGTGCGCCGCGCCGTGGGACGCCTGCGAGGCGCTCCCCGGCTGACGTGGTCCCTCCGCATCTCCGCTCCCGCCGGCCCCGCGGGGGACGTCTGGGGCGACGTCTACTACGCGGAGGACCTCGCGGCGGCTCTGCGCCGGCTCGGCCAGGAGGTCTACGTCGACCGCCTCGAGCAGCGCATCCGGCCCGTGGCCCGTCTGCGCGACGATGTCGTGCTCCAGCTCACAGGCCTCCATCGACCCGAGCTCGTTCCCGGCGCGGTCAACGTGATCTGGGTGATCAGCCATCCCGAGTGCCGTGACGTTGAGGAGCTCCGCCGCTTCGACCTCCGGTACGCCGCCTCCGGTCGCTGGGCGGCGCGGATCGCTGCCGAGGACGGCGTCGCGGTCCGGGCGCTGCCCCAGGCGACCGCGCCCGGCCGGTTCACCCCGCGGCGCTCGGGCGACGAGCTGGCGAGCGACGTCCTCTTCGTGGGGAAGACGCGACGCGTCTTCCGTCCGATCGTCCGCGACGCGGTCGCCGTCGGCGCCGACCTGACGATCTACGGCGACGGATGGGGCGACTTCATCGACCCGTCGCACGTCGCCGCCGAGTTCCTCGACAACGCCCGCGTGCCGGACGCCTACCGCGGCGCCCGCATCGTCCTGAACGACCACTGGCGCGAGATGGCCGAGGAGGGATTCCTCTCGAACCGGCTCTTCGACGCCGTCGCTGCGGGGGCGAGGGTGGTCTCCGACCCGGTCGAGTCGAAGGACGCCGACTTCGGCGGTGCCGTGCGCTTCGCTGCGACGCAGGAGGAGCTCGCCGCGCTGCTCGATCCGGCGGAGCCGGGATGGCCCGACGACGCGAGGATGCGCGAGATCGCCGCCGACGTCGCCGCTCGTCACTCCTTCGACAGGAGAGCCGAGACGCTCCTCGCCGACGTCCTCGCGGTCCGCGGTCGTCGCGGCGGGGCCTAG